The following proteins are co-located in the Nocardioides piscis genome:
- a CDS encoding MFS transporter codes for MQPDVTQAEDSRRVSMLLGLLFGLAGMGSSSAALVLPQVAAEFDTTVGVAAWTISGYVLLLAVSTAVYGRVADLVGVRGPLLFGIGLMTTGALVAAIAPTFSVLLTARLFQGAGAAAVSTLGVAVLSSRYDGSVRGLALGRLAAVAAAVSAVGPLIGGVVELAFGWRAVMALPLLGALVLPAVWHTLTKEGSGARLDILGAVLVALTAGGLILLVQSPSTGLAVAVTGVLLMVLGAPLVAHWVRRNPHGFLPHEVITNGTVVRSALAAASMPASWFALLIGVPAVMVDAGWQPWQVGLLLLPTAVVAMQVPSRAGPLLDRRGGAWTLAVAGVLSAASLLTAALATALVTLTDQSWITVVASVILMVSVMLCAVSFGMGQPALMATVGDAVEAHVRGVAIGVATLMFLVGGSVGSAVIAGLGALVGIPISFAVLALLPVLALVVLGPELKRAALV; via the coding sequence TTGCAGCCTGACGTGACCCAGGCCGAGGACTCCCGACGCGTCTCCATGCTCCTCGGGCTCCTCTTCGGCCTGGCCGGCATGGGCTCCTCGTCGGCGGCGCTGGTCTTGCCCCAGGTGGCGGCCGAGTTCGACACCACCGTCGGGGTGGCCGCCTGGACGATCAGCGGCTATGTCCTGCTGCTCGCCGTGTCGACCGCCGTCTATGGCCGGGTCGCCGACCTGGTCGGAGTCCGCGGTCCGCTGCTCTTCGGCATCGGCCTGATGACGACCGGCGCGCTGGTCGCGGCGATCGCCCCGACGTTCTCCGTGCTGCTCACCGCGCGGCTCTTCCAGGGCGCCGGCGCGGCAGCGGTCTCGACCCTCGGCGTCGCGGTGCTGAGCTCCCGCTATGACGGCTCGGTGCGCGGGCTGGCCCTGGGTCGGCTGGCAGCCGTGGCCGCAGCGGTGAGCGCAGTCGGCCCGCTGATCGGTGGCGTCGTCGAGCTCGCCTTCGGCTGGCGCGCGGTGATGGCGCTGCCACTGCTCGGAGCGCTCGTCCTCCCGGCCGTGTGGCACACCCTGACCAAGGAGGGCAGCGGCGCCCGCCTCGACATCCTCGGCGCCGTGCTCGTGGCCCTGACGGCCGGCGGCCTGATCCTGCTCGTGCAGTCACCCTCGACCGGGCTCGCGGTCGCCGTGACCGGAGTGCTGCTGATGGTGCTCGGGGCTCCGCTCGTCGCCCACTGGGTGCGTCGCAACCCGCACGGCTTCCTGCCGCACGAGGTGATCACCAACGGAACCGTGGTCCGCTCGGCTCTCGCCGCAGCGTCGATGCCGGCATCGTGGTTCGCCCTGCTGATCGGGGTGCCTGCGGTGATGGTGGACGCCGGCTGGCAGCCGTGGCAGGTCGGACTGCTACTCCTCCCGACGGCTGTGGTGGCCATGCAGGTCCCCTCGCGCGCCGGCCCCCTGCTCGACCGTCGAGGCGGTGCCTGGACGCTCGCTGTCGCAGGCGTCCTGTCGGCCGCCTCGCTGCTGACCGCAGCGCTCGCCACCGCTCTGGTGACCCTCACCGACCAGTCCTGGATCACGGTCGTGGCGTCGGTGATCCTGATGGTCTCGGTGATGCTGTGCGCGGTGTCGTTCGGCATGGGCCAGCCCGCGCTGATGGCGACGGTCGGGGACGCGGTCGAGGCCCACGTCCGCGGAGTCGCCATCGGTGTCGCCACGCTGATGTTCCTGGTCGGCGGCAGCGTCGGCTCGGCCGTGATCGCCGGTCTGGGCGCGCTGGTCGGCATCCCGATCAGCTTCGCCGTGCTGGCGCTCCTGCCAGTGCTGGCGCTGGTCGTCCTGGGGCCCGAGCTCAAGCGCGCGGCCCTCGTCTGA
- a CDS encoding acyl-CoA dehydrogenase, with protein sequence MSQIMSRRDLEFLLFEWLDTEALFERKHFAEHSRDVVEDLLRLAERVATDHFAPHNRAADLAEPRFDGTLVELIPEVEPALRAFADAGFLAAPLSHEAGGLQLPSSVFGACMAWFQAANVGTSGYALLTLANANLLTVHASPELVERFVEPMTTGRFFGTMALSEPDAGSNLADITTRAEPQADGTYRLFGRKMWISAGDHEMGENIVHLVLARTPDAPLGTRGISLFLVPKYLVAEDGSVGERNDVVLAGINHKMGFRGTVNTAPVFGDGAFTPGGRPGAVGHLVGTENRGLPAMFTMMNEARIGVGLVATALGYTGYLKSLAYARERLQGRPVGASPDSPQVPLVEHPDVRRMLLAQKSYAEGALALNLYCSRLVDDIASLDDPTAVAEAEKLLGILTPVAKSWPSQWCLAANDLAIQVLGGAGYTRDHDVEQHYRDNRLNPIHEGTHGIQGMDLLGRKVLMDAGAGLAVLVGRMHATARRAEATGDPAGVAYAEQLSAYADRLVEVTGAIGGLGDQRSMLADATAYLEATGHLVVAWLWLEQWLVAAGKDSTFHDGKRAATRYFFARELPKTGPLLDLLAAGDRTTLDLDPDVL encoded by the coding sequence ATGAGCCAGATCATGTCGCGCCGCGACCTGGAGTTCCTGCTGTTCGAGTGGCTCGACACCGAGGCCCTCTTCGAGCGGAAGCACTTCGCCGAGCACTCGCGTGACGTCGTGGAAGACCTGCTGCGCCTCGCCGAGCGGGTCGCGACCGACCACTTCGCCCCTCACAACCGGGCGGCGGACCTGGCCGAGCCACGCTTCGACGGGACGTTGGTCGAGCTGATCCCCGAGGTGGAGCCGGCGCTGCGGGCCTTCGCCGACGCGGGCTTCCTGGCCGCCCCGCTGAGCCACGAGGCCGGTGGGCTGCAGCTGCCCTCATCGGTCTTCGGTGCCTGTATGGCGTGGTTCCAGGCCGCCAACGTCGGGACCTCGGGCTATGCGCTGCTCACCCTCGCCAACGCCAACCTGCTCACCGTGCACGCGAGCCCGGAGCTGGTCGAGCGGTTCGTCGAGCCGATGACCACGGGCCGGTTCTTCGGCACCATGGCGCTCTCCGAGCCCGACGCCGGCTCCAACCTGGCGGACATCACCACCCGTGCCGAGCCGCAGGCCGACGGCACCTACCGGCTGTTCGGACGCAAGATGTGGATCTCCGCCGGCGACCACGAGATGGGCGAGAACATCGTCCACCTCGTGCTGGCCCGCACCCCCGACGCCCCGCTCGGCACCAGGGGCATCTCGCTGTTCCTGGTGCCGAAGTATCTGGTCGCCGAGGACGGCTCGGTGGGGGAGCGCAACGACGTGGTGCTGGCCGGGATCAACCACAAGATGGGCTTCCGCGGGACGGTCAACACCGCCCCGGTCTTCGGGGACGGCGCCTTCACGCCCGGCGGACGGCCCGGGGCCGTCGGCCACCTCGTCGGCACCGAGAACCGCGGGCTGCCGGCGATGTTCACGATGATGAACGAGGCCCGCATCGGCGTCGGTCTCGTCGCCACGGCGCTGGGCTACACCGGCTACCTGAAGTCGCTGGCCTATGCCCGCGAACGGCTGCAGGGCCGGCCAGTGGGCGCGTCGCCGGACTCACCACAGGTGCCGCTCGTCGAGCACCCGGACGTGCGCCGGATGCTGCTGGCCCAGAAGTCCTATGCCGAGGGCGCGCTGGCCCTCAACCTCTATTGCTCGCGGCTCGTCGACGACATCGCGTCGCTCGACGACCCGACCGCGGTGGCCGAGGCCGAGAAGCTGCTCGGGATCCTCACGCCGGTCGCCAAGAGCTGGCCCTCGCAGTGGTGCCTGGCAGCCAACGACCTGGCCATCCAGGTGCTGGGCGGGGCCGGCTACACCCGCGACCACGACGTCGAGCAGCACTACCGCGACAACCGGCTCAACCCGATCCACGAGGGCACCCACGGCATCCAGGGGATGGACCTCCTCGGCCGCAAGGTGCTGATGGACGCCGGCGCCGGCCTGGCCGTGCTGGTGGGCCGGATGCACGCCACGGCGCGACGGGCAGAGGCCACCGGCGATCCCGCCGGCGTTGCGTATGCCGAGCAGCTGTCGGCATACGCCGATCGACTCGTCGAGGTGACGGGCGCGATCGGGGGACTCGGCGACCAGCGGTCGATGCTGGCCGACGCCACCGCCTATCTCGAGGCCACCGGCCACCTCGTGGTCGCCTGGCTCTGGCTCGAGCAGTGGCTGGTGGCGGCCGGCAAGGACTCGACGTTCCATGACGGCAAACGGGCGGCCACGCGCTACTTCTTCGCCCGCGAGCTGCCGAAGACCGGCCCCCTGCTCGACCTGCTCGCCGCCGGTGACCGCACCACCCTCGACCTTGACCCCGACGTCCTGTGA
- the ppk2 gene encoding polyphosphate kinase 2: MDERQTPQQEHDERYTSKGRLRTSVYDAEMERLQEQLVLLQYWIQSQGLKVLVIFEGRGSAGKGGVIKRITERTSPRTVRIVALPKPTDRERTQWYFQRYVEHLPAAGEMVLFDRSWYNRSNVEWVMGFCTEEEHQEFLRSCPEFERMLVRSGIVVLKYWFSVSAEEQQRRFEARNAEPLKRWKLSDMDLAERELYVRYSMAKDTTFQHTDIKQAPWWVVPSDDKKAARLNCISHLLAQFDYEDVAPDPVVLPEVKDIPYVRTPMHEQSFVPRLF, encoded by the coding sequence ATGGACGAGCGCCAGACCCCGCAGCAGGAGCACGACGAGCGCTACACGAGCAAGGGCAGGCTGCGGACGTCGGTCTATGACGCCGAGATGGAGCGGCTGCAGGAGCAGCTGGTGCTCCTGCAGTACTGGATCCAGTCGCAGGGCCTGAAGGTCCTGGTGATCTTCGAGGGCCGCGGATCGGCCGGCAAGGGCGGAGTGATCAAGCGGATCACCGAGCGAACCAGCCCTCGCACCGTACGGATCGTCGCCCTGCCCAAGCCCACCGACCGCGAACGCACGCAGTGGTACTTCCAGCGCTACGTCGAGCACCTGCCGGCCGCAGGAGAGATGGTCCTGTTCGACCGCAGCTGGTACAACCGGTCCAACGTCGAGTGGGTGATGGGCTTCTGCACCGAGGAGGAGCACCAGGAGTTCCTGCGCAGCTGCCCGGAGTTCGAGCGGATGCTGGTCCGGTCCGGGATCGTGGTCCTGAAGTACTGGTTCTCGGTGAGCGCGGAGGAGCAGCAGCGACGGTTCGAGGCGCGCAACGCCGAGCCCCTCAAGCGCTGGAAGCTCTCCGACATGGACCTCGCCGAGCGTGAGCTCTATGTCCGCTACTCGATGGCCAAGGACACCACCTTCCAGCACACCGACATCAAGCAGGCGCCCTGGTGGGTCGTGCCGTCCGACGACAAGAAGGCAGCCCGGCTCAACTGCATCAGCCACCTGCTCGCCCAGTTCGACTACGAGGACGTGGCTCCCGATCCCGTCGTGCTGCCCGAGGTCAAGGACATCCCCTATGTCCGGACGCCCATGCACGAGCAGTCCTTCGTGCCGCGACTGTTCTGA
- a CDS encoding PAS domain S-box protein yields MEGLPLDERYRALVERYPHAVFGLNLAGQFVEVNPAATKISGYDTSQLVGMHFSELIDVPDRARATDAFNQTVEGRPQLLKLTVRRADG; encoded by the coding sequence ATGGAGGGCCTCCCCCTCGATGAGCGCTATCGCGCCCTCGTCGAGCGCTATCCCCACGCGGTGTTCGGGCTCAACCTCGCGGGCCAGTTCGTCGAGGTCAATCCCGCGGCGACGAAGATCAGCGGCTACGACACCAGCCAGCTCGTCGGGATGCACTTCTCAGAGCTGATCGACGTCCCCGACCGGGCGCGCGCGACAGACGCGTTCAACCAGACGGTCGAAGGCCGACCGCAGCTGCTCAAGCTGACTGTCCGTCGTGCCGACGGCTAG
- a CDS encoding sensor histidine kinase: MADVVQGVYSVAEDNRVAGDLEVTRRLAVAALKAKSDFVARMSHEMRSPLTSILATAELLAETSSDADQELVTTLQRSSQRLLSMIDDVLDFTAIGDHTMPLKEFDLLQVIRNVVAQLEPDAQAKGLSLRVHIDDDVPQRVRGHPKWTAQILLEVLGNAVKYTDAGQVELTVTTTTSANADTNLLYRISDTGMGIDPASRNLVFESFTAGTGTSEEAGRAAGLSIVKQLVTISGGGIALDSAPGRGTTFWITMPAEVVAPPEPSG; encoded by the coding sequence GTGGCCGACGTCGTGCAGGGCGTCTACAGCGTGGCCGAGGACAACCGCGTGGCCGGTGACCTCGAGGTCACGCGTCGTCTCGCCGTCGCCGCACTCAAGGCGAAGTCTGACTTCGTCGCCCGGATGAGCCACGAGATGCGCAGCCCCCTGACCAGCATCCTCGCCACGGCAGAGCTGCTGGCCGAGACCAGCAGTGACGCAGACCAGGAGCTCGTCACCACGTTGCAGCGATCCAGCCAACGGCTGCTGAGCATGATCGACGACGTCCTCGACTTCACCGCCATCGGCGACCACACGATGCCGCTCAAGGAGTTCGACCTCCTGCAGGTCATCCGCAACGTGGTCGCCCAGCTCGAGCCGGACGCGCAGGCCAAGGGGCTGAGCCTTCGCGTCCACATCGACGACGACGTCCCGCAGCGCGTCAGGGGCCATCCCAAGTGGACCGCCCAGATCCTCCTCGAGGTGCTCGGCAACGCGGTGAAGTACACCGATGCCGGCCAGGTGGAGCTCACCGTCACCACGACGACCTCTGCGAACGCCGACACCAATCTCCTCTATCGGATCAGCGACACCGGGATGGGGATCGATCCCGCCTCCCGCAACCTCGTCTTCGAGTCCTTCACAGCCGGCACCGGCACCTCGGAGGAGGCCGGCCGAGCCGCGGGCCTCAGCATCGTCAAGCAGCTCGTCACCATCAGCGGGGGTGGCATCGCCCTCGACAGTGCCCCGGGGCGCGGGACCACCTTCTGGATCACGATGCCGGCGGAGGTCGTCGCGCCGCCCGAGCCATCCGGGTGA
- a CDS encoding choice-of-anchor L domain-containing protein, giving the protein MTSGFAASADDPNANDPDSASEFDDKTGDLNGGNVRGNTDFDVSVLKVDLDVPASANCLSFDFQFYTEEYADFVGGAFNDAFIAELDSSTWDTSGSAITAPDNFAFAPGGAVVSVNAVGLGGFSRANATGTTYDGATPLLSAAKQLTPGAHSLYLSIFDQGDQILDSAAFIDNLRVGFVPDPATQCVPGAQVKQFQLDLAPANATLDTGQQHTVTATLQDLNATPPELAGADVLFEVTGANPGTGTDTTDAAGEATFSYTGNNVGNDSISACYDIDGSGTCDAGEPFASAQATWTNAPPTNDAGGPYSGDEGSAVALTGTANDVNAGDSLTNTWSYAPVSGVDAGATCAIADPADLTTTVTCTDDGTYELTLTTSDGVNPAVTDTVNLVIGNVAPEIDSITAPVAPVAITTPVEVTATYSDAGSNDTHTAVVDWGDSTTSTPAASGGSLSAIHTYAAAGIYTICVTVTDDDGGSDTECAENYVVVYDPSAGFVTGGGWISAAPGSFPADPSASGPGRFGFVSKYKKGASVPDGSTEFQFHAGDLNFHSSSYQWLVVAGSKAMYKGTGTVNGEGGYSFLVSAVDGAKTGPDRFRIKIWDTASGTVVFDNQMGGADGDAAANAITQGSIVIHG; this is encoded by the coding sequence ATGACCTCCGGGTTCGCCGCGTCGGCCGACGACCCCAACGCCAACGACCCCGACAGCGCCAGTGAGTTCGACGACAAGACCGGTGACCTGAACGGCGGCAACGTCCGCGGCAACACCGACTTCGACGTCTCGGTGCTGAAGGTCGACCTCGACGTCCCCGCGTCCGCCAACTGCCTCAGCTTCGACTTCCAGTTCTACACCGAGGAATACGCAGACTTCGTCGGAGGCGCGTTCAACGACGCCTTCATCGCCGAGCTCGACAGCAGCACCTGGGACACGAGCGGGAGCGCGATCACCGCGCCCGACAACTTCGCGTTCGCACCCGGCGGTGCCGTCGTCAGTGTCAACGCCGTCGGCCTCGGCGGCTTCAGCCGTGCCAACGCCACAGGGACGACCTATGACGGGGCGACGCCGTTGCTCTCGGCTGCCAAGCAGCTGACGCCCGGAGCCCACTCGCTCTATCTGTCGATCTTCGACCAGGGCGACCAGATCCTCGACTCCGCCGCGTTCATCGACAACCTGCGCGTGGGCTTCGTCCCGGATCCGGCGACCCAGTGCGTGCCGGGAGCCCAGGTCAAGCAGTTCCAGCTCGACCTCGCCCCCGCCAACGCCACCCTCGACACCGGCCAGCAGCACACCGTGACAGCGACCCTGCAGGACCTGAACGCGACGCCGCCCGAGCTGGCTGGTGCCGACGTGCTGTTCGAGGTCACCGGTGCCAACCCGGGGACCGGGACGGACACGACCGACGCAGCCGGTGAGGCGACGTTCTCCTACACGGGCAACAACGTCGGCAACGACTCGATCAGTGCCTGCTACGACATCGACGGGTCGGGGACCTGCGACGCAGGCGAACCGTTCGCCTCCGCCCAGGCCACGTGGACCAACGCGCCGCCGACCAACGACGCCGGGGGCCCCTACTCCGGCGACGAGGGCTCGGCCGTCGCGCTGACGGGGACCGCCAACGACGTCAACGCGGGTGACAGCCTCACCAACACGTGGAGCTACGCCCCGGTCTCGGGTGTCGACGCCGGCGCGACCTGCGCCATCGCCGACCCGGCCGACCTGACCACGACGGTCACCTGCACCGACGACGGGACCTACGAGCTGACCCTGACCACCTCCGACGGCGTCAACCCCGCCGTCACCGACACGGTCAACCTCGTGATCGGCAACGTCGCCCCGGAGATCGACTCGATCACTGCTCCGGTCGCGCCGGTGGCGATCACGACCCCCGTCGAGGTGACCGCGACATACTCCGACGCCGGCAGCAACGACACCCACACCGCTGTCGTCGACTGGGGCGACTCGACGACCTCGACGCCTGCCGCGTCCGGGGGCTCCTTGTCGGCCATTCACACGTATGCCGCCGCGGGGATCTACACGATCTGTGTGACCGTGACCGACGACGACGGGGGCTCGGACACCGAGTGCGCCGAGAACTACGTCGTGGTCTATGACCCGAGCGCCGGGTTCGTCACCGGCGGCGGCTGGATCAGCGCCGCTCCCGGGTCCTTCCCGGCCGACCCCTCGGCCAGTGGCCCGGGACGGTTCGGGTTCGTCTCGAAGTACAAGAAGGGCGCCAGCGTCCCGGACGGCAGCACCGAGTTCCAGTTCCACGCCGGTGACCTGAACTTCCACTCGTCGTCCTACCAGTGGCTCGTCGTGGCCGGCTCGAAGGCGATGTACAAGGGCACCGGCACCGTCAACGGCGAGGGCGGCTACTCGTTCCTCGTCTCGGCCGTCGACGGCGCCAAGACAGGCCCCGACAGGTTCCGGATCAAGATCTGGGACACCGCCTCGGGGACCGTCGTGTTCGACAACCAGATGGGCGGTGCCGACGGTGACGCCGCCGCCAACGCGATCACCCAGGGATCGATCGTGATCCACGGCTGA
- a CDS encoding PAS domain-containing sensor histidine kinase: MTPPTPVGEESDVATRYQALIEQHPNAVFGLDVEGRFVEVNPAAGEVSGYEPEQLVGMHFADLLEPDDMPMALEAFTQALAGTPQRIELPIRRQDGGSVHLGVTTIPWIVAGEIRGVYGMAEDNRTAQDLEVVRHLAVAASQAKSDFVARMSHEMRTPLTSILATVDLLSETTTGPERELVATLQRSSTRLLTLVDDVLDFAAAGQAKQLAEFDLHQLIHDTVAQVEPTARAKGLTLRVDICDDVPRRIKDHPIWLGQVLGNVLGNAVDYTERGSVDFTITTTPSASADLSLVYRVRDTGVGIDPAFHELVFEPFTRAPNAASTKAAHTGLGLSIVKQLVTIAGGSIALDSAPGRGSTFLIVMPAAPVGEEPREGLPPR, from the coding sequence GTGACGCCGCCGACCCCGGTGGGCGAGGAGTCCGACGTCGCGACGCGCTATCAGGCACTGATCGAGCAACACCCGAACGCGGTGTTCGGCCTCGACGTCGAGGGGCGGTTCGTCGAGGTCAACCCCGCGGCCGGCGAGGTCAGTGGCTATGAGCCCGAGCAGCTGGTCGGGATGCACTTCGCCGACCTGCTCGAGCCCGACGACATGCCGATGGCCCTCGAGGCCTTCACCCAGGCACTCGCCGGGACCCCCCAGCGGATCGAGCTGCCGATCCGCCGCCAGGACGGCGGGTCCGTCCACCTGGGCGTCACCACGATCCCGTGGATCGTGGCCGGCGAGATCCGCGGCGTCTATGGGATGGCCGAGGACAACCGCACCGCCCAGGACCTCGAGGTCGTCCGCCACCTCGCCGTCGCCGCGAGCCAGGCCAAGTCCGACTTCGTCGCGCGGATGAGCCACGAGATGCGCACCCCGCTCACGAGCATCCTCGCCACGGTCGACCTGCTCTCCGAGACCACCACCGGCCCCGAGCGCGAGCTCGTCGCCACCTTGCAACGCTCCAGCACACGGCTGCTCACCCTGGTCGACGACGTCCTCGACTTCGCAGCGGCAGGGCAGGCCAAGCAGCTGGCGGAGTTCGACCTCCACCAGCTCATCCACGACACGGTCGCCCAGGTCGAGCCGACAGCACGCGCCAAGGGCCTGACGCTGCGGGTCGACATCTGCGACGACGTGCCACGACGCATCAAGGACCACCCGATCTGGCTCGGTCAGGTCCTGGGGAACGTCCTCGGCAACGCGGTCGACTACACCGAGCGCGGGAGCGTCGACTTCACCATCACCACGACACCCTCGGCCAGCGCCGACCTCAGCCTGGTCTATCGAGTCCGCGACACGGGTGTGGGCATCGACCCGGCCTTCCACGAGCTCGTCTTCGAGCCGTTCACGCGAGCCCCCAATGCCGCCTCGACCAAGGCGGCACACACCGGCCTGGGGCTCAGCATCGTCAAGCAGCTGGTCACCATCGCCGGCGGCAGTATCGCCCTCGACAGTGCCCCGGGGCGCGGCAGCACGTTCCTGATCGTGATGCCGGCCGCTCCGGTGGGCGAAGAGCCACGCGAAGGGTTGCCTCCCCGGTAG
- a CDS encoding RNA polymerase sigma factor: MRVQPSPPYTDLEGMNETDVLRAVFETSYRRLVGQLYGVCGDLNEAEEVVAEAFARAVQHHRTFVHLDNPEAWLRTVAVNVSRTRARRRRMAAVLSQDAPRHPALDDNRLLLVATLRKLPAAQREAIALHYLADLPIHEVAAATGVPVGTVKARLSRGRAALAILLADQPDSSEGARHG; encoded by the coding sequence ATGCGCGTGCAACCGTCCCCTCCCTACACCGATCTTGAGGGCATGAATGAGACCGACGTGCTGCGCGCCGTGTTCGAGACGTCGTACCGCCGGCTGGTCGGACAGCTGTACGGCGTGTGCGGCGACCTGAACGAGGCGGAAGAGGTTGTCGCGGAGGCGTTCGCTCGTGCTGTGCAGCACCACCGCACCTTCGTGCACCTCGACAACCCCGAGGCGTGGCTGCGCACCGTAGCTGTCAACGTGAGTCGAACCCGCGCCCGCAGGCGCCGGATGGCTGCCGTGCTGTCGCAGGACGCGCCCCGCCACCCGGCACTGGACGACAACCGGCTGCTCCTGGTGGCAACGCTCCGAAAGCTGCCGGCCGCCCAGCGCGAGGCGATCGCGTTGCACTATCTGGCCGACCTCCCGATCCACGAGGTCGCCGCGGCCACCGGCGTACCTGTCGGCACCGTCAAGGCCCGACTTTCCCGGGGACGCGCTGCGCTCGCCATACTCCTCGCTGACCAGCCAGACTCCAGCGAAGGGGCCCGTCATGGCTGA